The proteins below are encoded in one region of Oncorhynchus gorbuscha isolate QuinsamMale2020 ecotype Even-year linkage group LG01, OgorEven_v1.0, whole genome shotgun sequence:
- the LOC123990883 gene encoding keratin-associated protein 12-2-like, translating to MTGLCTAGLCTTDLYKTGLCTTDLYKTGLCTIDLCTADLCTADLCTADLCTADLCTADLCTADLCTTDLCTTDLCTTDLYKTGLCTTDLYKTGLCTTDLCTTDLCTIDLCMTGLCTSGLCTSGLCTTDLCYDWSV from the coding sequence ATGACTGGTCTGTGTACGGCTGGCCTGTGTACGACTGACCTGTATAAGACTGGTCTGTGTACGACTGACCTGTATAAGACTGGTCTGTGTACTATTGACCTGTGTACGGCTGACCTGTGTACGGCTGACCTGTGTACGGCTGACCTGTGTACGGCTGACCTGTGTACGGCTGACCTGTGTACGGCTGACCTGTGTACGACTGACCTGTGTACGACTGACCTGTGTACGACTGACCTGTATAAGACTGGTCTGTGTACGACTGACCTGTATAAGACTGGTCTGTGTACAACTGACCTGTGTACGACTGACCTGTGTACTATTGACCTGTGTATGACTGGCCTGTGTACGTCTGGCCTGTGTACGTCTGGCCTGTGTACGACTGACCTGTGCTATGACTGGTCTGTGTAA